A single window of Salvia splendens isolate huo1 chromosome 6, SspV2, whole genome shotgun sequence DNA harbors:
- the LOC121806866 gene encoding symplekin-like isoform X3, which produces MCNPEVIARQGSMFNVSWIADSHPILNPHALMSDANRHLEILLEILLSASKLPGCMTITAVNSLVAIARKRPVYYKTVLKALLDFSPSIEMAKGRHTVSIQYSLRTAFLGFLRCTHPIMTESREKLLKELRAMNAGDAADQVIRQMDKIMRNNERASRELQFSKDDQLSSQLHISGELTKKRTAQLDNENQNNIFEASSKKSRHGPHNSKTTTASDAKQDHVNGISAKPPVLDGDLTPVEQMIAMIGALIAEGERGVESLEILISNIHADLLADIVITNMKHLPKNPPPLTRYGNLSLNHPSDTSDPAQVVGSNGFATSTQSLDHLAQLPASSLSTTSGAVSDTFATANLSTDSKRDPRRDPRRLDPRRLVAPTDMSQTYVVEENVGTVQHPTVEPDFNPVSSSSVLLSAPQSVPEFAPQPLPTIETDINLPDSPMTIEVDEPIQKYEVHDFDANVITPDKDANNYLHLSPSSGKEEDVVSPASMDLAMLDEAYSPSSEASDELPPDIPNVEASESASAELPVLPLYIELDEDHQIRARRLALERIINKYQNSQRTDIKQTQIALVARLFAQIDVSDVIEMAQKLIISDYEEQKGHELVLHILYHLHSLVISDSASSAAAVYENFLLGVAKSLLVDLPASNKSFSRLLGEVPNIPDSVLGMLDDMCTKSHSGADGRDGDRVTQGLGAVWSLILSRPFIRQACLDIALKCTVHPKDDIQAKAIRLVSNKLYAVSYISNSIEQFAKNMFLSAVDQHSSDALLSESAISDRRIGGQVEGAETSTSGSQVSEPEISPDETMKGVLDDSSNIFSQAHRHMSLFFALCAKKPVLLQLVFDSYTRSSKAVKQAVHRHITVLMRALGSSYSDLLHIISNPPQGSEDLLTQVLHLLSEGRAPPTDLVVTVKHLYETRLKDATILIPILSAFSRDEVLPIFPRLVQLPLPKFQMALAHILQGSAHTGPALTPVEVLVAIHDISPERDSLPLKKITDTCSACFEQRTVFTQQVLAKALNQMVDRTPLPLLFMRTVIQAIDAFPSLVDFVMDILSKLVNRQVWRMPKQWVGFLKCISQTQPHSFKVLLQLPSPQLESALSKYPNLRGPLAAYTNQSSIKTSVPRTTLVLLGLASETQMQQPHAVSSLHASDGPTST; this is translated from the exons TCTTGTAGCTATTGCAAGGAAAAGGCCTGTCTACTACAAAACTGTATTGAAGGCACTGCTTGACTTTAGTCCAAGTATAGAGATGGCTAAAGGCCGCCATACAGTCAGCATTCAATATTCTCTGAGAACTGCCTTTTTAGGATTTCTAAGGTGTACACATCCTATCATGACCGAG TCGAGAGAGAAACTGCTTAAAGAGTTGCGAGCAATGAATGCTGGAGATGCTGCTGATCAAGTTATCCGACAAATGGATAAAATCATGAGAAACAATGAGCGTGCTTCACGTGAACTTCAGTTCAGTAAG GATGATCAGCTGTCAAGTCAGTTGCATATTTCAGGGGAGTTGACAAAGAAAAGGACAGCTCAATTGGACAATGAAAATCAGAATAATATCTTTGAAGCCTCTTCTAAGAAGTCACGTCACGGTCCCCATAACAGTAAAACTACCACTGCTAGTGATGCCAAGCAGGATCATGTTAATGGCATATCTGCTAAGCCCCCTGTATTGGATGGGGATCTGACTCCAGTGGAGCAGATGATTGCTATGATTGGTGCTTTAATTGCCGAAGGAGAAAGAGGAGTTGAGTCTCTGGAAATTCTAATATCAAATATTCATGCTGATTTACTTGCTGATATTGTCATCACCAATATGAAGCACTTGCCAAAGAATCCACCTCCTTTGACAAGATACGGTAACTTATCTTTGAATCATCCTAGTGACACTAGTGATCCTGCCCAAGTAGTTGGATCAAATGGTTTTGCAACTTCTACGCAGAGTTTGGACCATTTGGCTCAGTTACCTGCTTCATCATTGAGCACGACTAGTGGTGCCGTTTCAGATACATTTGCTACTGCTAATCTATCTACAGATTCTAAACGTGATCCACGAAGG GATCCTCGGCGCCTTGATCCAAGGCGCTTGGTGGCTCCTACGGATATGTCCCAAACATACGTTGTGGAAGAAAATGTTGGTACTGTCCAACATCCGACTGTAGAGCCTGATTTCAATCCTGTCAGCTCCTCCAGTGTACTCTTATCAGCACCTCAATCTGTGCCTGAATTTGCTCCTCAGCCTCTGCCCACAATTGAAACTGACATAAATCTTCCAGACTCACCAATGACAATCGAAGTTGATGAGCCTATCCAGAAATATGAAGTCCATGATTTTGATGCCAATGTAATCACTCCAGATAAGGATGCAAACAATTATTTACATCTTTCACCATCTAGTGGCAAAGAGGAGGACGTTGTTTCTCCGGCATCAATGGATCTAGCCATGCTTGATGAGGCCTACTCCCCTTCATCAGAAGCGTCTGATGAACTACCGCCAGATATTCCAAATGTTGAAGCATCTGAGAGTGCATCTGCTGAGTTGCCAGTGCTTCCCTTATATATTGAGCTTGATGAAGATCATCAAATACGTGCAAGAAGACTGGCACTTGAACGGATAATTAATAAGTACCAGAATTCACAGAGAACAGATattaaacaaacacaaattgCACTTGTCGCCCGACTGTTTGCACAG atTGATGTTAGTGATGTGATTGAGATGGCGCAGAAACTAATCATATCAGATTATGAAGAGCAAAAG GGTCACGAGCTTGTGTTGCATATCCTATACCATCTCCATAGTCTTGTGATCTCAGACTCTGCATCATCTGCTGCTGCTGTATATGAGAATTTCCTTCTGGGAGTG GCAAAATCTTTGCTAGTGGATTTACCAGCATCTAACAAATCTTTTAGTCGACTTCTTGGTGAAGTTCCAAACATACCTGATTCTGTACTGGGAATGTTGGATGACATGTGTACCAAAAGTCATTCTGGAGCCGATGGTCGTGATGGTGATCGTGTCACTCAGGGCCTTGGTGCAGTGTGGAGCTTAATTCTTAGTCGTCCTTTCATTCGTCAAGCATGTCTCGATATAGCTTTGAAG TGTACTGTGCACCCAAAGGATGATATCCAGGCTAAAGCTATACGCCTG GTGTCAAACAAACTATATGCAGTCAGCTATATTTCTAACAGCATTGAGCAATTTGCAAAAAACATGTTCTTGTCAGCTGTAGATCAGCATTCTTCAGATGCATTGCTATCAGAGTCTGCAATTTCTGACAGAAGAATTGGAGGACAG GTAGAAGGTGCAGAAACATCCACTAGTGGTTCTCAAGTTTCTGAGCCTGAGATTTCTCCAGATGAGACTATGAAAGGAGTCCTGGATGATTCATCAAATATATTTTCTCAAGCTCACAGGCACATGTCCTTATTTTTTGCACTCTGTGCTAAG AAACCAGTTCTTCTTCAACTCGTTTTTGACAGTTACACCCGTTCTTCGAAGGCTGTTAAGCAG GCTGTCCATCGTCATATAACTGTTCTGATGAGGGCTCTAGGGTCATCGTATTCAGATTTACTTCATATAATTTCAAATCCACCCCAAGGAAGTGAAGATTTGTTGACACAG GTTCTTCATTTGTTGTCTGAAGGGCGAGCACCACCTACAGATTTGGTGGTGACTGTTAAACATTTATACGAAACTAGGCTAAAG GATGCTACTATTCTTATTCCTATCCTATCAGCCTTCTCTAGAGATGAG GTTTTACCTATTTTCCCTCGGCTTGTCCAGCTTCCTTTGCCTAAGTTTCAAATGGCATTGGCTCATATATTACAG GGTTCTGCTCATACAGGTCCTGCATTAACGCCTGTCGAAGTCTTGGTGGCAATCCATGACATTTCTCCTGAGAGAGATTCTCTCCCACTGAAAAAG ATCACAGATACTTGCTCAGCATGCTTTGAGCAGCGCACAGTTTTTACACAACAAGTCCTGGCAAAGGCCTTAAACCAGATG gTTGACAGAACTCCACTTCCCCTGCTCTTCATGAGAACTGTAATTCAAGCAATAGATGCTTTTCCATCACTG GTTGATTTTGTCATGGATATTCTGTCTAAACTTGTTAACAGGCAG GTTTGGAGAATGCCAAAACAATGGGTTGGCTTCTTGAAATGTATCTCTCAAACACAGCCACATTCCTTCAAAGTATTGCTCCAG CTGCCGTCTCCTCAGCTTGAAAGCGCTCTAAGCAAGTATCCGAATCTTCGTGGACCTCTTGCTGCATATACAAACCAATCAAGTATTAAAACCTCTGTGCCTAG GACAACCCTAGTGCTTCTTGGCCTTGCATCTGAAACACAAATGCAGCAACCGCACGCAGTTTCATCTCTGCATGCCTCCGATGGCCCAACATCTACGTGA
- the LOC121808455 gene encoding receptor-like protein kinase 7, producing MKPPSLTAGAATLRLLYLLTLLLAAAAADDLQTLLSIKDAFKESNTRVFDSWESNSNLCSFKGISCDSDGLVQEIELSNQNLSGPIPLTAICSLHRLQKLSLGYNHLRGRVSEDLNNCYSLTYLDVGNNFFSSQFPDVSSMNGLVYLYTNCSGFTGAFPWESLRGMSGLQVLSVGDNAFDRSPFPAVVLNLTRLSSLYLTNCSIEGEIPEEIGNLVELVNLELGQNFLTGEIPAGITKLKKLWQLELFANNLTGELPAGLRNLTNLEMFDASTNSLTGNLSEVKFLDKLVSLQLFENQLSGEIPAELGEFRKLVNVSLYTNKLTGPLPEKLGSWSEFYFIDVSENFLTGPIPPEMCKGGNMRMLLMLQNNFSGEIPASYASCTTMTRFRVNKNRLSGRVPGGIWGLPEMKLIDLSENDFEGPITADIGNARSLTQLLVSENRFSGDLPAEISMASPLVSLDLRNNGFSGVIPAEIGELKQLTTLLLQGNKFSGSIPASLGSCHAINEINMAENALSGEIPPSLGSLPTLNFLNLSRNELSGPIPATLSSLRLNLLDLSHNKLSGSVPASLLTEANNGSFAGNQALCSETLSGFRRCFPQTGMPDHLRLVLLCLMLAFVALLASLAGFCYLKRKAERTGERSLKDHSWDLRSFHVLTFKEDEIIDAIKEDNLIGKGGSGHVYRVITGNGKELAVKHVWHSDEYAGKKTGSATPTLGRPQSSKHRQFEAEVETLSSIRHVNVVKLYCSISSEDSSLLVYEYMPNGSLWDRLHTCQKLSLDWEARYEIAVGAAKGLEYLHHSCDEPMIHRDVKSSNILLDEHLKPRIADFGLAKILQPEGSSESTQVVAGTHGYIAPEYAYTNKVNEKSDVYSFGVVLMELVTGKRPIETEFGENKDIVEWVCGKLKSKESVLSLVDSSIPQMYKENVIKVLKVAILCTARLPTLRPTMRSVVQMLEEAHPFQLLSIVVTKDFEGNK from the exons atgaaaccacCGTCCCTCACGGCGGGCGCCGCCACTCTCCGCCTCCTCTATCTCCTCACGCTTCTCCTCGCCGCCGCAGCCGCAGACGATCTCCAAACGCTCCTATCCATAAAAGACGCCTTCAAAGAGTCCAACACCCGAGTATTCGATTCGTGGGAATCCAATTCAAACCTCTGCAGCTTCAAAGGCATCTCCTGCGATTCCGACGGTTTGGTCCAAGAAATCGAGCTCTCCAATCAGAACCTCAGCGGCCCGATTCCTTTAACCGCCATCTGCAGCCTCCACCGCCTCCAGAAACTGTCGCTGGGGTATAATCACCTACGCGGCCGCGTCTCAGAGGATCTCAATAACTGCTACTCCCTGACATATTTAGACGTCGGAAACAACTTCTTCTCCAGCCAATTTCCCGATGTGTCTTCGATGAACGGATTGGTCTATCTCTACACTAATTGCAGCGGATTTACCGGCGCTTTTCCGTGGGAGTCTTTGAGGGGAATGAGTGGTCTTCAAGTTCTGAGCGTCGGCGACAACGCGTTTGATCGGAGCCCGTTTCCGGCTGTGGTTTTGAATCTCACGCGGCTGAGCTCGCTCTACTTGACGAACTGCAGCATTGAAGGGGAGATTCCGGAGGAGATTGGGAATCTCGTGGAGCTCGTTAATTTGGAACTGGGGCAGAATTTTCTCACCGGAGAAATTCCGGCGGGGATTACCAAGCTGAAAAAGCTGTGGCAGCTCGAGCTTTTTGCCAACAATTTGACGGGCGAATTGCCGGCGGGGCTGCGGAATTTGACCAATCTCGAAATGTTTGATGCTTCCACGAATTCTCTCACTGGCAATTTATCCGAAGTGAAGTTTTTGGATAAGCTGGTGAGCTTGCAGCTTTTTGAGAATCAGCTTTCCGGCGAGATTCCGGCGGAGCTGGGGGAGTTCAGGAAGCTGGTGAATGTGTCTCTTTACACGAATAAGCTGACGGGCCCGCTGCCGGAGAAGCTCGGCTCATGGTCGGAGTTTTACTTCATCGATGTTTCGGAGAATTTCCTGACAGGCCCGATTCCGCCGGAGATGTGCAAGGGGGGTAATATGAGGATGCTGCTGATGCTGCAGAATAATTTCTCCGGCGAGATTCCGGCGAGCTACGCTAGCTGCACGACGATGACGCGGTTCCGGGTGAACAAGAACCGGCTGTCGGGGCGGGTCCCCGGCGGCATATGGGGGCTGCCGGAGATGAAATTAATCGACCTCAGCGAGAACGACTTCGAAGGCCCAATCACGGCGGACATCGGCAATGCCAGGTCGTTAACGCAGCTTTTGGTCTCCGAGAATAGATTTTCCGGCGATTTGCCAGCTGAAATTTCCATGGCTTCGCCGTTGGTGTCACTTGACTTGCGAAACAACGGCTTCTCCGGCGTGATTCCCGCGGAAATTGGGGAGCTGAAGCAGCTCACTACTCTGCTTTTGCAGGGGAACAAGTTCTCCGGTTCGATTCCGGCATCCTTAGGCTCTTGCCACGCGATCAATGAGATTAACATGGCGGAAAACGCCCTCTCCGGCGAAATCCCGCCGTCGTTAGGCTCTCTGCCGACCCTCAATTTCTTGAACTTATCAAGAAACGAACTCTCCGGCCCAATTCCGGCGACTCTGTCTTCTCTAAGGCTCAATCTCCTCGACCTCTCACACAACAAATTATCCGGCTCCGTTCCAGCATCGCTTCTCACGGAGGCGAACAACGGCAGCTTCGCCGGGAATCAGGCCTTATGCAGCGAGACGCTGTCCGGATTCCGCCGGTGTTTTCCCCAAACCGGGATGCCGGATCATCTCCGGCTGGTCCTGCTCTGCCTCATGCTCGCCTTCGTCGCGTTGCTCGCCTCGTTGGCCGGCTTCTGCTACTTAAAGAGGAAGGCCGAACGCACCGGGGAACGGTCGCTCAAGGATCACTCATGGGATCTAAGGTCCTTTCATGTGCTCACCTTCAAAGAGGATGAGATCATCGACGCAATCAAGGAAGACAATTTGATAGGGAAAGGAGGCTCAGGCCATGTGTATCGTGTTATAACTGGAAATGGCAAAGAATTGGCTGTCAAGCACGTTTGGCACTCCGATGAGTACGCCGGGAAAAAGACCGGCAGCGCCACTCCGACCCTGGGCCGGCCTCAGAGCTCCAAACACCGCCAGTTCGAGGCCGAGGTCGAGACGCTGAGCTCCATCCGGCACGTGAATGTGGTGAAGTTGTATTGCAGCATAAGTAGTGAGGACTCGAGCTTGTTGGTCTATGAGTACATGCCTAATGGCAGCCTATGGGATAGGTTGCACACTTGCCAGAAGCTGTCGCTTGATTGGGAAGCGCGCTACGAGATCGCGGTCGGCGCGGCCAAAGGGCTGGAGTATCTCCACCACAGCTGCGACGAGCCGATGATCCACCGCGACGTCAAGTCTAGCAACATCCTCCTCGACGAGCATCTGAAGCCCCGCATCGCGGATTTCGGGCTCGCCAAGATTCTTCAGCCGGAAGGGTCGAGCGAGTCGACCCAAGTTGTTGCAGGAACCCATGGTTACATCGCCCCAG AATACGCATACACCAACAAGGTGAATGAGAAGAGCGACGTGTACAGCTTTGGAGTTGTGCTGATGGAGCTGGTGACGGGAAAGAGGCCGATCGAGACGGAGTTCGGGGAGAACAAGGACATTGTGGAGTGGGTGTGTGGGAAGCTCAAGAGTAAGGAGAGTGTGCTAAGTTTGGTGGATTCAAGCATTCCTCAAATGTACAAAGAGAATGTGATCAAGGTGTTGAAAGTGGCGATTCTATGCACGGCTAGGCTTCCCACGTTGAGGCCTACGATGAGAAGTGTGGTGCAAATGCTTGAGGAAGCTCACCCATTTCAATTGCTTAGTATTGTCGTCACTAAAGATTTTGAGGGAAACAAGTAA